A window of Campylobacter ureolyticus contains these coding sequences:
- a CDS encoding transporter substrate-binding domain-containing protein translates to MKKLFLLLVFCFSCIFANSLSEIRQSQVVRIGVDKDQMPFSRLKDGEFQGFEIDMAKAMAIDIFGGKNGAIKFVPVDFSDGISALEQNKIDIFLNEMTITNERAKYVDFSMPYFSVNIGVLTKKSENIQKLSNLDGKTIITFKDSVAENFFKKRGFNILNCDNAGSCYRMLKNGQGDAFADDNLVVLAFPIIDNSVEVSIKNLGETDFLGMAVQKGNKELLDVINESMIRLSKEGFFKKAFDDTLNPFYKGSAEEKYFLLDDIYRIFG, encoded by the coding sequence ATGAAAAAGCTATTTTTATTGCTAGTTTTTTGCTTTAGTTGCATTTTTGCCAACTCTTTATCTGAAATTAGGCAAAGCCAAGTTGTAAGAATCGGTGTAGATAAAGACCAAATGCCATTTTCAAGACTTAAAGACGGGGAATTTCAAGGTTTTGAAATAGATATGGCAAAAGCTATGGCTATAGATATATTTGGTGGGAAAAACGGAGCTATAAAATTTGTTCCGGTTGATTTTTCTGATGGAATATCGGCATTGGAGCAAAATAAAATTGATATTTTCTTAAATGAAATGACAATTACAAACGAAAGAGCCAAATATGTTGATTTTTCAATGCCATATTTTTCTGTAAATATAGGAGTTTTAACTAAGAAAAGTGAAAATATTCAAAAACTATCTAATCTTGATGGGAAAACAATAATTACTTTTAAAGATTCAGTTGCTGAAAATTTCTTTAAGAAAAGAGGCTTTAATATTCTTAACTGTGATAATGCAGGAAGTTGTTATAGAATGTTAAAAAATGGACAAGGCGATGCGTTTGCTGATGACAATTTGGTTGTGTTAGCTTTTCCTATTATAGATAATAGCGTTGAGGTTTCCATTAAAAATTTAGGAGAAACAGATTTTCTTGGAATGGCTGTTCAAAAAGGAAATAAAGAGCTTTTAGATGTTATAAATGAATCTATGATAAGACTTAGTAAGGAGGGATTTTTCAAAAAAGCTTTTGATGATACACTAAATCCATTTTATAAGGGTTCAGCAGAAGAAAAATACTTCTTGCTTGATGATATTTATAGAATTTTTGGCTAG
- a CDS encoding multiheme c-type cytochrome, with protein sequence MRVLLCILITVVFGNADIIERFTKPENCKSCHNEQFNAWKTSLHSLSHEKNNELYEKSVKFVALETSKGHGEVIVSCSNCHNPRLEIKEIDDVYTIAKTFDLKTQKTEKIDKALDVEHIQNGISCYICHNVDSIKPKSSQNQVGYKNFEWTKDETIVGPYEDPDNRAGFHKSSQREHFINGNNLCLSCHQGVAFDNPLAIYNTGDEHLQSGDAQRCVDCHMKPATKGIISPHSKPESAKERELRAHLFAGVRNSFELLDDSLKIDLKKTAQNKANLNVVNLTSHNLPSGFSGRNMTVKVTFYDKNAQELNSKDINFEKIYHNKFGVVTLSYSADKLISDTTLKAYEDRNIEIDAPLHVSSAKVEVLYYVLSPKLQERIIVNDEKYIKPYQIYKATFSLN encoded by the coding sequence ATGAGAGTATTACTTTGTATTTTAATTACTGTAGTTTTTGGAAATGCTGATATTATTGAGCGTTTTACAAAACCTGAAAATTGTAAATCATGTCACAATGAACAATTTAATGCGTGGAAAACTTCACTTCACTCACTTTCGCATGAAAAAAATAATGAGCTTTATGAAAAAAGTGTGAAATTTGTAGCTCTTGAGACAAGCAAAGGACATGGGGAAGTTATAGTATCTTGTTCAAATTGTCACAATCCAAGACTTGAAATAAAAGAAATTGATGATGTCTACACAATAGCAAAAACCTTTGATTTAAAAACCCAAAAAACTGAAAAAATAGATAAAGCTTTGGATGTTGAACATATACAAAATGGAATAAGTTGCTATATTTGCCACAACGTAGATAGCATAAAGCCAAAAAGTTCTCAGAACCAAGTGGGATATAAAAACTTTGAATGGACAAAAGATGAGACTATTGTTGGTCCTTACGAAGATCCAGATAATAGAGCTGGTTTTCATAAAAGTTCACAAAGAGAGCATTTTATAAATGGAAATAATCTATGTTTATCTTGTCATCAAGGAGTTGCATTTGATAATCCATTAGCTATTTATAATACAGGTGATGAGCATTTACAAAGTGGTGATGCGCAAAGATGTGTGGATTGTCATATGAAACCAGCTACAAAAGGTATTATATCACCACATTCAAAGCCAGAATCAGCCAAGGAAAGAGAACTTAGAGCTCATCTTTTTGCAGGAGTTAGAAACAGTTTTGAACTTTTAGATGACTCTTTGAAAATAGATCTTAAAAAAACGGCTCAAAATAAAGCAAATTTAAATGTTGTAAATTTAACATCACATAATCTTCCAAGTGGATTTAGCGGAAGAAATATGACTGTTAAAGTTACTTTTTATGATAAAAATGCACAAGAATTAAATTCAAAAGACATTAATTTTGAAAAAATTTATCATAATAAATTTGGGGTTGTAACTCTTTCATATAGTGCAGATAAGCTTATATCAGATACTACTTTAAAAGCATATGAAGATAGAAATATAGAAATTGACGCTCCTCTTCATGTAAGCTCTGCAAAAGTTGAGGTTTTATACTATGTTCTATCACCAAAACTTCAAGAAAGAATTATAGTAAATGATGAAAAATACATAAAACCTTATCAAATTTATAAGGCTACATTTAGTTTAAATTAA
- the murC gene encoding UDP-N-acetylmuramate--L-alanine ligase, producing MKKVHFIGIGGIGISAIARFLKEKNFIISGSDISESETVKDLRNEGMKISTPHSKNNITDQDFVVYSAAIKPDNEELLEANKKGIKCYSRKEILPFVLKDKKVFSVAGAHGKSTTSAMLSSLIEGSVIIGAISKQFGSNMKYFESDKIVFEADESDSSFLNSNPYLAVVTNAEPEHMEHYDFSIEKFHAAYKGFLERAEICVINAEDEFLGSLKKECIKLFPSKDIEDIKLVLRDYEPYMSFRLKNLGRFEVFGIGEHIAIDASLAILAASSQIGLEEIKKNLTFYKGIKRRFDILVAKKDFVLIDDYAHHPTEIKATLKSVKEYAKLLGINKITAIFQPHRFTRLKANLNGFKECFKECDDLVILPVYSAGESDNGISLKDEFSHLNPLFANSVKRVDDHIEFSDIYDVKHILNEGIVVGFGAGDISNQLRKIL from the coding sequence TTGAAAAAAGTTCATTTTATAGGCATTGGTGGAATTGGAATTTCAGCAATTGCAAGATTTTTAAAAGAAAAAAATTTTATTATAAGTGGTTCTGATATTAGTGAAAGTGAAACAGTAAAGGATTTAAGAAATGAAGGGATGAAAATTTCAACCCCTCATTCAAAAAACAATATTACAGATCAAGATTTTGTGGTTTATTCAGCTGCCATAAAACCAGATAATGAAGAGCTTTTAGAGGCAAATAAAAAGGGGATAAAATGTTATTCAAGAAAAGAAATTTTACCTTTTGTTTTAAAAGATAAAAAGGTTTTTTCAGTTGCTGGAGCTCATGGCAAAAGTACTACCTCAGCAATGCTTTCAAGCTTGATTGAAGGAAGCGTTATAATTGGAGCTATTTCAAAGCAGTTTGGTTCAAATATGAAATATTTTGAAAGCGATAAGATAGTTTTTGAGGCAGATGAAAGCGATAGCAGTTTTTTAAACTCAAATCCTTACTTGGCTGTTGTGACAAATGCCGAACCAGAACATATGGAACATTATGATTTTAGTATAGAAAAATTTCATGCTGCTTATAAGGGTTTTTTAGAAAGAGCTGAAATTTGTGTTATAAACGCAGAGGATGAGTTTTTAGGAAGTTTAAAAAAAGAGTGTATTAAACTTTTTCCAAGCAAAGATATAGAGGACATTAAACTTGTTTTAAGAGATTATGAGCCATATATGAGTTTTAGGCTTAAAAATTTAGGAAGATTTGAAGTTTTTGGCATTGGTGAACATATCGCAATTGATGCAAGTCTTGCTATTTTAGCGGCAAGTTCTCAAATAGGGCTTGAAGAAATTAAAAAAAATTTAACATTTTATAAAGGCATAAAAAGAAGATTTGACATTTTGGTTGCAAAAAAAGACTTTGTTTTAATAGATGATTACGCTCATCATCCAACTGAGATAAAAGCAACTTTAAAAAGTGTAAAAGAGTATGCAAAACTTTTAGGGATTAATAAAATCACAGCTATTTTTCAGCCACATAGATTTACAAGACTTAAAGCAAATTTAAATGGCTTTAAAGAATGCTTTAAAGAGTGTGATGATTTAGTTATTTTGCCAGTTTATAGTGCTGGAGAAAGCGATAATGGTATTTCATTAAAAGATGAGTTTTCACACTTAAATCCACTTTTTGCAAACTCTGTAAAAAGGGTAGATGATCATATAGAATTTAGTGATATTTATGATGTTAAGCATATTTTAAATGAAGGTATTGTTGTTGGATTTGGTGCTGGAGATATATCAAATCAGTTAAGGAAAATTTTATGA